Proteins found in one Carassius auratus strain Wakin chromosome 12, ASM336829v1, whole genome shotgun sequence genomic segment:
- the LOC113111839 gene encoding poly(A) RNA polymerase, mitochondrial-like yields the protein MAAPFGVCRLHFRVLGGLDKFSLGLETQAQIRFTSTTSAIKAQTENKTAKAAKESKTFQAIQEERREAAERSVLINCPPKINEKKFLDYLSKHGTINKHFFYNSYGANAVVEFSSRESIASLKDSINIPAVEHEAAVPFKSRLLSLKWPGSQSSNHPMPKFKEQSPASISEITQLLSEQDSIDEQLQCLTETLQLTEENISLRFLVCSLLRDIAGAYFPECIIRPFGSSVNSFGKLGCDVDMILDLNGIYATSQKKGSALSLEYQVKRGASERAVTQSILSVIGKCVDQFGPGCVGVQNILQARCPLVRFAHQPTGFQCDLTANNRVAMKSSELLFLYGQLDPRVRHLVFGVRCWARAHSITSSIPGAWITNFSLTLMVVFFLQQRNPPILPTLDQLKELAGPSDKCVIEGNDCTIVSDLSKIALQQNTDTLEKLLQEFFEFYGNFPFNKASINIRKGKEQTKPETTALYIQNPFETTLNISKNVNATQLERFVALSRESAWLLQQKEILKQSSDSPWGFAALLLPSVTSGAGVKSRSKRKLEPASSRIKNLLDSLKIKGGETVAKKGSTNARR from the exons ATGGCGGCCCCCTTTGGCGTGTGTAGGTTACATTTCAGGGTTTTAGGGGGGCTTGATAAATTTAGTCTTGGATTGGAAACTCAAGCGCAAATAAGATTCACGTCGACTACATCAGCAATCAAAGCCCAGACAGAGAACAAGACAGCGAAAGCCG CCAAGGAGAGTAAAACATTTCAAGCCATccaagaggagagaagagaagcaGCTGAAAGATCTGTTTTGATCAACTGTCCGCCTAAGATCAACGAAAAGAAGTTTTTAGATTACCTGTCCAAACATGGGACAATCAACAAACATTTCTTCTACAATAGCTAT GGAGCAAATGCAGTGGTTGAATTCTCCAGCAGAGAGAGCATTGCCTCATTGAAGGACAGCATTAATATACCAGCTGTTGAACATGAAGCTGCAGTGCCTTTCAAATCTCGCCTGCTGTCATTAAAATGGCCAGGCAGTCAGTCGAGTAATCATCCCATGCCTAAGTTCAAAGAGCAGTCCCCTGCATCCATCAGTGAAATCACCCAGCTGCTTTCAGAACAGGACAGT ATAGATGAACAACTGCAATGTCTGACAGAGACCTTGCAGCTCACAGAAGAGAACATCAGTCTGCGCTTCCTTGTTTGTTCTCTGCTTCGAGACATAGCTGGAGcatatttcccagaatgcattatcAGGCCTTTTGGCTCCTCGGTCAACAGCTTTGGCAAACTGGGCTGTGATGTTGACATGATTCTGGACCTTAATGGAATCTATGCAACAAGCCAGAAAAAG GGCTCTGCACTGTCTCTGGAGTACCAGGTGAAGAGAGGAGCATCAGAGCGGGCTGTGACCCAGAGTATCCTCTCAGTCATTGGGAAATGTGTAGACCAGTTCGGCCCTGGATGTGTGGGAGTCCAGAACATTCTTCAAGCCCGATGTCCTCTAGTCCGCTTTGCTCACCAACCCACTGGCTTTCAGTGTGATCTCACTGCCAATAACAG GGTGGCAATGAAGAGTTCAGAACTGCTGTTTCTCTACGGCCAGCTGGACCCTCGTGTTCGGCATCTGGTGTTCGGTGTGCGGTGCTGGGCTCGGGCTCATAGTATCACAAGCAGTATTCCAGGAGCATGGATCACCAACTTCTCTTTAACACTCATGGTAGTGTTCTTTCTTCAACAGAGGAATCCTCCCATACTGCCCACACTGGACCAACTGAAGGAGCTGGCAG GACCATCAGATAAGTGTGTCATTGAGGGTAATGACTGCACTATTGTCAGTGACCTTAGCAAGATTGCACTGCAGCAGAACACAGACACATTAG AGAAACTGTTGCAGGAATTCTTCGAGTTTTATGGCAATTTTCCCTTTAACAAGGCATCgatcaatatcaggaag GGCAAGGAGCAGACAAAACCAGAAACGACAGCTTTGTATATCCAGAATCCATTTGAAACCACTCTGAACATTAGCAAGAATGTTAATGCGACACAGCTAGAACGTTTCGTGGCACTTTCTCGAGAAAGTGCTTGGCTTCTCCAGCAGAAGGAAATTCTTAAGCAAAGTTCGGACTCACCATGGGGGTTCGCTGCACTTCTCCTTCCTTCAGTCACCTCAGGAGCAGGGGTGAAAAGTCGCAGTAAGAGAAAACTGGAACCAGCTAGTTCAAGAATCAAGAACCTCTTAGACTCTCTGAAGATTAAAGGTGGTGAAACCGTTGCAAAGAAGGGAAGTACAAATGCTAGAAGGTGA